The Meiothermus sp. CFH 77666 DNA window AAAGCTCCACAAACCAGCGCGTGGGGGTCTCGTTGACCATGGTGGAAGTTGTGGGTTGAGGGGGTAGGGCTGCGATGACCTCAGGTGTGGGCTGGCTTGACTTGAAGCCTCCGCAGGCTGTCAACAGACCTGCCACACCTAGTGTGAGTAGGGACTTGCGCACGATTGCTCCTTTATTCAAGAATCTGTTGAATCTGAGGGATGGTTTTGGCTGCAACCACAACAAACTGTTCAGAAACTGCTGAAACTACCTCCTTTCTGAGGATCTGGTTTTGAAAACGCAATTCATACTAAGCGCTCGACCGGCAGTTTTGGTTACAAGGTCTGGTTACTTAGACGTTTCATAAAGGCTGGATTCGTTACAGCCAACTTTTTTCGCTGGCAACGCAACTTCTGTGTGACATCCGCTATGATGGGTCGGTATGGCGAAGGACAAAGGCCTCGTTCCCCAATCTGTAGATTTCAACGAATGGTACAACGAAGTGGTGCTCAAAGCCGACCTGGTGGACTACGGCCCGGTGCGCGGGACCATGGTGGTCAAGCCCTACGGCTATGCCCTGTGGGAAAACATCCAGCGCGAGCTGGATCGCATGTTCAAGGAAACCGGACACTCCAACACCTACTTCCCCCTCTTCATTCCCATCAGCTTCTTGCAAAAAGAAGCCGAGCACGTGGAGGGCTTTGCCCCTGAGCTGGCCGTGGTAACGCAGGCTGGGGGCGAGACGCTGGAAGAGCCCCTGGCGGTGCGCCCGACCTCCGAGACCATCATCGGGCACATGTGGGCCAAGTGGATCCGCACCTACCGCGACCTACCCCAACTGCTAAACCAGTGGAACAGCGTGGTGCGCTGGGAGCTGCGCACAAAGCTCTTTCTGCGCACCACCGAGTTTTTGTGGCAGGAGGGCCACACCGCCCACGCCACCCAGGAGGAAGCCGAAGAGGAAACCCGCCGCATGGCCGGGGTGTATGCCACGGTGCTGCGCGACTGGTGCGCCATTCCCGGCTGGGAAGGCCCCAAAACCGACTCGGAGAAGTTTGCCGGGGCGGTCTATTCCATCAGTTACGAGGCCATGATGCGGGACGGCAAGGCCCTGCAATCGTGCACCTCGCACTACCTGGGCCAGAATTTCGCCAAAGCCTTCGACATCCAGTTCCAGGACAAAGACCAGCAGAACAAGTACGTTCACACCACTTCCTGGGGCTTTACCACCCGGGTGGTGGGGGCTATCGTGATGACCCACGGCGACGACAAGGGCCTGATTCTGCCGCCCCGCCTGGCCCCCATCCAGGTGGTGATCGTGCCCATCTACAAAGCTGAGACTCGAGAGACAGTTCTCCCGGCGTGCGAGAAACTGCTCCATGAGCTAAAGCAAGCGGGTATCCGCGCATACCTGGATGACCGCGACCAGTACAGCCCCGGCTATAAGTTCAACGAGTGGGAACTGAAGGGCGTACCGCTGCGCCTCGAGGTCGGCCCCCGCGATGTGGAGGCCGGAACGGCGGTGCTGGCCAGCCGCCTGGGGGGCAAGGAGACCGTGCAGATTGCCGAGCTACAGGCTCTGCTGCCGGGCCGGCTCGAGCAGTTCCAGCACGACCTCTACGAGCGGGCTTTGCAGTTCCGCGACGCCCACACCTGGGAGGTGGACAGCTACGAGGTGTTCAAGGAAAAGGTCGAGCAGGGCTTCGTGAAGGCCTTCCACTGCGGCGACAAGGACTGCGAAAAGCAGATCAAGGCCGAGACCACCGCCACCACCCGCTGCATCCCCTACGATGAACCCGAAGCCCACGGAAGCTGTATTCGGTGCGGCAAACCCAGTGCTTACGGCAAGCGGATTCTGTTCGCCAAGGCGTACTGAAATATGCCCAGGGTCGAGGGTACAGGGAAGAGCCAGGGGCCCAAAGCTGAACGCCGAAAGCTAATAGCGAAAAGCCAAACGCCAAAGGCCAAAAGCCCGGCGCCAAAAGCGCAGAGCCGCAGCAAAGAGCCCCAGGGGAGGGGGCGGGAGTCCCTGAAAGCCCGGAAGGCTCGAGCGGCCAAGGTGCTCTCGGTCATGGAGCAGCTATACCCCCAGGCTGCTACCGAGCTGGCCCACACCAACCCGTTCGAGCTGCTGGTGGCTACGGTGCTCTCGGCCCAGGCCACCGATGCCTCGGTGAACAAAGCCACCCCAGCGCTCTTCAAGCGCTTTCCCGATGCCCACGCCCTGGCCAGGGCCACGCCCGAAGAGGTCGAGCCCTACATCAAGACCATTGGCCTGTACCGTGCCAAAGCCAGGAATCTGGTGCTGCTGGCCCGGAAGCTGGTGGAGGCGCACGGGGGCCAGGTGCCGGTGGACAAGGCCCAGCTACGCGAGCTGCCCGGCGTGGGCTGGAAGACCGCCACCGTGGTGCTGGGGGCGGCCTTCGGGGTGCCGGGGATTGCGGTGGATACGCACCTGATGCGCCTCGCAAGCCGACTGGGGTTCTCCCAGCAGAAAGACCCCGAGAAAATTGGGGCCGACCTCGAGCGCCTCTTTCCCAGGGAAAAGTGGGTGTTTATCCACCACGCCCTGATTCTGTTCGGGCGCTACCACTGCACCGCCCGCAAACCGCGCTGCGAGGGCTGTCCGCTTTATGTCGAGTGCCTGAGCAAAGGTGCCTGGTAAGTGTCGCAAGTCTCGGGTCTCAGGTCGCATGGCAGAGGAAAGGCACTGGCTGTGAACCTGGTTTGCAACTAGGGAGGTTGCTGGCCGCTTGTGCAAGGCCGAGCAGGATAGACTTCGACTTCCTCCCTTCCCAGCCGGACTCCCGCGTCAGGCTTTGAGCTTTTGGCTTTGGGCTATCGGCCTAAATCAGTCTTCCCAGCGCCGAACCCGCTCAGGGAGCCTGCGCCAGCGGCCCCGACGAAACCGGGCCTCCAGACGCCGCCAGCCATAGGCCAGAGCGCCGACGATGCCGGCCCCCACAGCCAATACCCACAACGTGGTCAGGAGCCAGAACACCAGAAACAGGCCCACCGTTCCGGCCAGCGCCAGCAAGAGCACCCCCATAGGGCCCCGGGGTAGATTGAAATAGAACTGTCTCACACATTCCAGGGTAGGGTAAAAGCCATGAAGCAAATGATGAGACGGCTGCAATTGAGAATAGGTGTGTGATTTTTGGCCTCAAACTCCCCTGGGGTGGCCTATAATGCCCCTTGTATGCCAGGTTCCGACAGCCTCCCGATGGTCTTTGCGGCGGCCCTGACCGACCCGGGCCGCAAGCGGGCCCTCAACGAGGATGCGGTGAGCCAGCTCGTCACCAGTTACGGCGGTATTTTTATCGTAGCCGACGGGATGGGTGGGCATCGAACCGGCGAGGTGGCCTCGCAGATGGCGGTAAGCCAGATTGTGGAGGTGCTCAAGCGTAGCGAACCCTCGCCGCAGGGGCTGTTGGAAGCCTACGAAGCTGCAAACGAGGCCATCTACCTGGCCGGGCAAAAGCCCGAATCGCGGGGGATGGGCACCACCTGTACCGCCCTGTGGCTCGACCTGCCCTATGCCCTGATTGCCCATGTGGGCGACTCGAGGGCTTACCTGCTGCGCGACGGAGAACTCTTGCAACTGACCCAGGATCACTCCTGGGTAGCCGACCGGGTGCGCCAGGGCCTCTTGAGTGAGGACGAAGCCCGCAACCACCGCTGGCGCAACGTCATCACCAATGCCTTGGGTTCGTTTCCTCAGGCGCGGGTGGATCTGGTGGGTCTCAAGGTGCGGCCCGGCGACGTGTTTTTGCTCTGCTCCGACGGCCTCAGTGGGGTGCTGGAGGACAAGGTGCTTGCCGAGATGATCCTTACCAACCCCCCCGAGCCGGCGGTGGCCAAGCTGATCAAGCTGGCCAACGACTGGGGCGGCCCCGACAACATTAGTGCAGTGGTGGTCACGATTGGCAGCCAGGTGGCCGAAAACCCCAGGCCCTATGCCCTGCCGCTCGAGGCCAACGATGGGAAGCCGGTACATCTGCAAAGCGGCACCGACCCGGAAGTGCTCACTACCCAGATTGTCGAGCCGGAAAAGAAACCCACCTTCTGGCAGCGCTGGGGCAGTGTGATTTTGCTCCTGCTGTGGTTTGGCCTTCTGGGGTTTGTGTTGTTCAACCAGCTGGGCAGTGGTAGCACTCCTTAGCCCGTATCGGGACATTTTTCTGCCCTCACCCCTCTAGAATGCTCCGCACAAACCTCGAGCGGGGGTGAGCATGCCAATCCAGTGGAGTGAACAGTACGAGGTCGGCGATACGCGAACCGATCTTCAGCATCAGAACCTGTTTGACTATGTCAATCGCATCGAGAACCTGATTGAGCAGGGCAAAACAGGCCAGCTTGACCGGCGTGCGGTGGAGGACGTGTTTATCTTTCTGGATGCCTACGTTAATACCCATTTTGCCTACGAGGAGCTTTGCATGGCCCTGCGGGGCTGTAAGGTGGCTCAGAAGAACAAGGAGGCCCACGACAAGTTTTTACAGCTATGGGCCGACTTTAACCGCGAACACACCGCCCATCAAGTCTCCGTTGCAGCATTGGAAAGCCTGCACGCCTTGCTGGCAGACTGGCTGACCCAGCACATCTGCAAGATTGACATCGCTTTACGAAAGACTGCCTAGTACACCGTCGTAGAGATGTCCATACACCTCCAGGTTTCTCGGAGGTATTGATCTCTAGTCCCCTCCCTACCGCGTAGGGAGGGCGGGGAGGGTATTGGGCGAAGCCCTCAACCGCTCAACTACACGAAGGCGCTGCTCAGCAACCCCACCTAACCTCCCCTACGCTGTAGGGGAGGAACGAAAGGGCGTCTACTACGGCTTTTGCCAGAGCATACAGCATTGTACGTGCCAAAATGGGCGGCTCTGTAAGGGTATTTGTACGACTATGCACTAGTACGACTGCTGCTTTACTGCTAGACCCTGGCCCTCGAGCCAGCCCACCAGCCACTCCACCGCAGCCCGCACCCCTGCGGTGCTGAGAGGTGCGCCAAAGCGAGAGATGCCCACATACAACCCATGTGCGCTGGGGCGGGCCTCTAGGAGCACATCCTGGATCAGGTCTTCTTCCTCGATGTGGGTGTGAAAGTAGTAGCCGCCTGCGGGGCCCAGGGCGCGGGTGGCCTCGAGCAGTATGGCGGTGCCACCCTCAAAACGAACCACAGTTTTCTCGAAATGGTTGAGTTCGGGTAGCGTACCAGACATCAGGGCATGGGGCATAGGATACCTCGGTAGGGGGGGCCAGGGGGTGGGGTCTTCGGCCATCTTGAGAAAAACCGCGTGATAGAAGCTGCGACCCTGCTCTTTCCACTTGAGGGCGTACTTGGTGCTCAGGTGGTGCTGGGGCGGGGGTGGGGTCTCGACCTCGAACAGCCCGCTGGCCTGGCCCTCGGCCTGGGCAAACCGCCAGTACTCCTCGTGGTCGGTGGTGAGCAACAGCTCGCCCCCCTCGGCCAGCCGGGTAGAAAGCCTTCGGAAAAAAGCCCGCTGCAACAGGCGGTTTTCTTCGTGCTTGGCCTTGGGCCAGGGGTCGGGGAAGTTGACGTAGACCCGCCGCAGGCTGCGCGGGGCCACCAGGTTGCGCAGGGCAAAAAGGGCCTCGCCGTGGTAGATCTGCACATTCCCGATGCCCTCCCGCCGAAAGCGCTTAAGGGCCCGGGCTACCGAGCCCGCCGAAATTTCCACCCCCAGAATCTGCCAATCGGGGTACAGGCGGGCAATCTGAGCGGTAAAGCGCCCGTCGCCAAAGCCCACCTCGAGCACCTGGGGGGGCCTGGGTAGGGGGAAGTCGGTGTTGCCAGCGCGAATCAACACGAGGGGTCATTATACGATTTGGTGTTTGGGTCAGTGGCTGAAAGCGCCAAGCAAAGCTGATAGTCCATAGCCTATGGCCGATGATCAACACAACCTCTGGGCTGTCCGGGTGCCAGGCCGTGGTTTTTGCCCCTTGACCTGGATGGTAGACTTTAGCCAGCTATGGTAGATGTGGGTCTCGAGCAAGCCTTTGCCAAGGTGCGGGCCTTCCTGGAGGGCGATTTTGAGCACCCGGGCCTGACCCTCTACGACCTGCAGAACCTGGTGGGTTATAGCAGCCGCTTGAAGGTGGACGGCCCCCTTTCCTACACCATGCCTCCGGAGCCTGCGCTGAGCGGAGTGGCGGCAGTCCGGCTTTATTACTACCCCAAAGACCCCGAGGTCAACCTGATTGTCGAAATTGAAGACAAGGCCCGCAAGCGCCACCTGCGCCACTTCAAGTGGAATGGCATCTCCTGGACAGCCCCGCGCGGTCTGAAGTCCGACCTGACCGCTACCCGCGAGGTAGTACCTTCTATCGAGGAGGTAGGGGGCGACTTCTTCCTGGGCTACGCCACCGAAGAAGCCAGGGAACTGGCCGAGGCCATCCGGCGCGGCGAAGCAGCAGGGGCCAAGTACATGCTCTGCACCCGCGACAACACCCGCATCTTTTACGCCCCCTCCAGCTCGCCTCCCACCATCCCCTGCCCACGCTGCGGCAACACCAACATGATCTTCAAAACCCTCACCCTGGCCACCCCCGAAGACCGCATCGAGGCCATCCTGCGCGAGCAGCGGGCCCTGCGCACCGCGCTGGAGGATTTGCTTTTGTACCTCAGGCGCAAGCTGGGGCCGTAGTGGGCTAAAAACCACAAGCTAAAAGCCGAGAGCTGAAAACGGCCCCGCTTTGGTGCGGTTGAGCATTGGAAAAACTCAAGGGTCGCGCCAGTGGTTTCATCGGGGTCATGCCCGAATGCGCTATCCTGATAGATATGGTAACACTAAAAAAGTGGACGGTAGACGAGCTGCTGGCAATGGACAGAGCCGGTCTGCTCGACCCATCCAAGCGTATTGAGTTGATCAACGGAGAGGTCTACGAAATGGGGATTGGGGAGAGTCACGCGGGCACGATTATTCGCATGGTCAAGCTATTGGAGCAGGTCTTTGGCGAACGCGCCCTGGTAAGCAGCCAGAACCCCCTTCGTATGGGCGACCTGGGGCTTCCCCAGCCCGATGTAGCCCTGTTGAAGCCCAGAGACGATTTCTACACCACTGCCTACCCGACCCCTGCCGACGCTTTTCTGGTGATCGAAGTTGCGGACAGCAGCATCAAGTACGATCGTGAAATAAAGCTGCCCAGCTACGCTGAGAACGGGGTTCGCGAGGTCTGGATTGTCAACCTTAACGCCGGCCACACCGAGGTCTACCGCGATCCCCAGGACGGCGAGTACCTGACCAAGTTCACTGTGCAAAAAGGCGCAGCAGTGGCCCCCGCCGCCTTTCCGAGTGACGCCATTATCCCCCTTCCCTGAACCGCAGGGTTTTCGGCCCTCTTGCCAACGCTTCATAGCGGCAGCCTGCCAGGCATCTGATAAACCTGATTGATTCCTTGGACACGAAGATTGCAGCGGTCAAATTTGCCATTTGGTAAAAGTTTTTTATAAGCTGTAAAAAACATACTTCCTTACGATTGGCTCCCCGAAAATCTGCTGTAATGTAAGGCTGATGACAAAAAACAGTCGCCAAATGCTGAATGCCAGAGGCCGTGAAGAAGAGAGCCATCGGCCATGGGCTATCGGCTATCGGCTCAAAGGAGCGCCCAATGGTTGAAGACCGCGAACTGATTGCTGCCCGTGCGGGGCTATCTGCCGAGGAGCAGATCAAACTAGAAGACCTCGAGAACCAGGAGTGGCGCGAGAGCCTCGAGTACATCCTGCGCACTGCGGGCCGAGACCGGGTCGCACAGCTCATGGAGATGCTCGAGAACTACGCCTACCACTATGGGGTGGTCATCCACGACAAGGTCAACACCCCTTACGTGAACACCATCTCGGTAGAGCATCAGCCACCTTACCCCGGCGACCTCGAGCTCGAGCAGCGCATTGCCAACATTCTGCGCTGGAACACCATCGCCATCGTGCAACAGGCCAACAAGAAGGCCGACGGCATCGGGGGGCACATCTCCACCTATGCCAGCATTGCCGAGCTGATGGAGATGGGCTTCAACCACTTTTTCCGGGGCCAGGACTCCCCCGACCGCGACCTGGTCTTCTACCAGGGGCATATGTCGCCGGGGGTGTACGCCCGCAGTTACCTGGAGGGCCGCCTGAACGAGGACGACCTGGGCAAGTTTCGCCGCGAACTGCTGGGCGGGCCGGGCCGTGGCCTGGCCAGCTACCCCCACCCCTGGCTGATGCCCGACTACTGGGAGTTTCCCACCGTCAGCATGGGTCTGGGGCCTTTGCAAGCCATCTACCAGGCCCGCTTCATGCGCTACCTGGAAGACCGCGGCCTCAAGCCCAAGACCAGCGCCAAGGTCTGGGCCTTCCTGGGGGACGGTGAGCAGGACGAGGTCGAAACCCTGGGCGCTCTGCGGGTAGCGGCCTCCGAAGAGCTGGACAACCTGGTGTTCGTCATCAACGCCAACCTGCAACGCCTCGATGGGCCGGTGCGGGGCAACTCCAAGGTGATCCAGGAGCTCGAGAGCGTCTACCGCGGCAACGGCTGGAACGTGATTAAGGTGGTCTGGGGCAGTGCCTGGGACGAGTTGTTCGCTAAGGACACCGAGGGGGTGTTGCTGGAGCGCATGGAGCAACTGGTGGACGGCGAAAGCCAGCGCTACGCGGCCTACGGCGGCAAGGAACTGCGGGAAAAGTTCTTCAACACCCCGGCCCTGCAAAGGCTAATTGAGGGCATGACCGACGAGGACCTCGACCGCCTGACGCTCTCGCGCGGTGGGCATGATAACCGCAAGATTTACGCGGCCTTCAAAGCGGCAGCCGAGCACCGGGGCTCGCCTACGGTCATCATCGCCCGCACCGTCAAGGGTTACTGCCTGGGTCCCACCGCCCAGGCCAAGAACGTGGCCCACCAGGTCAAGAAGCTCACCTTAGAAGACCTGCGCGAGGCTCGCGACGCGCTGGGTATTCCGATTTCGGACGAGGACCTCGAGAAAACCCCCTTCTACCACCCCGGCCCGGACTCGCCGGAGGTGCGCTACATGCTGGAGCGTCGCAAGGCCCTGGGCGGGCTGATTCCCGAGCGGCGGGTGCGCGAGTACCGGCTCAACACCCCCGACCTGGCCTTTTTTGAGGAGTTTCTGACGGGCTCGGGCGGGCGGGAAATTTCCACCACCATGGCCTTTGTGCGGATGCTCACCAAGCTGGTGCGCCACCCGGAGGTGGGCAAACTCATCGTGCCCATCGTGCCCGACGAGGCCCGCACCTTTGGCATGGAAGGGGTTATCAGCTCGGTGGGCATCTACTCGCCCAAGGGCCAGCTTTACACCCCGGTAGACGCCGGCACCGTGACCGTCTACCGCGAGTCCGAGACCGGCCAGTTGCTCCAGGAGGGCATCAACGAGGCCGGGGCCATGTGTAGCTTTATCGCCGCCGGTACGGCTTATGCCAACCACGGCATACCCACCATTCCCTTCTACATCTACTACTCGATGTTCGGCTTGCAGCGGGTGGGCGACCTGGTCTGGGCCGCCGGCGACCAGCGCACCAAGGGCTTCCTGATGGGGGCCACGGCAGGCCGTACCACCCTGAACGGCGAGGGTTTACAGCACGAGGACGGCCACTCGCATGTACTGGCCCTGCCGGTACCTAACATGCCCGCCTACGACCCGGCTTTTGCCTACGAGCTGGCGGTGATCTTGCAAGACGGGCTCAAGCGCATGTACCACGATGGCGAGGACATCTTCTACTACATCACCCTGATGAACGAGAACTATGCCCAGCCGGCCATGCCCGAGCCACGCGAGGAAACCCGCCAGGGCATC harbors:
- the proS gene encoding proline--tRNA ligase, whose amino-acid sequence is MAKDKGLVPQSVDFNEWYNEVVLKADLVDYGPVRGTMVVKPYGYALWENIQRELDRMFKETGHSNTYFPLFIPISFLQKEAEHVEGFAPELAVVTQAGGETLEEPLAVRPTSETIIGHMWAKWIRTYRDLPQLLNQWNSVVRWELRTKLFLRTTEFLWQEGHTAHATQEEAEEETRRMAGVYATVLRDWCAIPGWEGPKTDSEKFAGAVYSISYEAMMRDGKALQSCTSHYLGQNFAKAFDIQFQDKDQQNKYVHTTSWGFTTRVVGAIVMTHGDDKGLILPPRLAPIQVVIVPIYKAETRETVLPACEKLLHELKQAGIRAYLDDRDQYSPGYKFNEWELKGVPLRLEVGPRDVEAGTAVLASRLGGKETVQIAELQALLPGRLEQFQHDLYERALQFRDAHTWEVDSYEVFKEKVEQGFVKAFHCGDKDCEKQIKAETTATTRCIPYDEPEAHGSCIRCGKPSAYGKRILFAKAY
- the aceE gene encoding pyruvate dehydrogenase (acetyl-transferring), homodimeric type, translating into MVEDRELIAARAGLSAEEQIKLEDLENQEWRESLEYILRTAGRDRVAQLMEMLENYAYHYGVVIHDKVNTPYVNTISVEHQPPYPGDLELEQRIANILRWNTIAIVQQANKKADGIGGHISTYASIAELMEMGFNHFFRGQDSPDRDLVFYQGHMSPGVYARSYLEGRLNEDDLGKFRRELLGGPGRGLASYPHPWLMPDYWEFPTVSMGLGPLQAIYQARFMRYLEDRGLKPKTSAKVWAFLGDGEQDEVETLGALRVAASEELDNLVFVINANLQRLDGPVRGNSKVIQELESVYRGNGWNVIKVVWGSAWDELFAKDTEGVLLERMEQLVDGESQRYAAYGGKELREKFFNTPALQRLIEGMTDEDLDRLTLSRGGHDNRKIYAAFKAAAEHRGSPTVIIARTVKGYCLGPTAQAKNVAHQVKKLTLEDLREARDALGIPISDEDLEKTPFYHPGPDSPEVRYMLERRKALGGLIPERRVREYRLNTPDLAFFEEFLTGSGGREISTTMAFVRMLTKLVRHPEVGKLIVPIVPDEARTFGMEGVISSVGIYSPKGQLYTPVDAGTVTVYRESETGQLLQEGINEAGAMCSFIAAGTAYANHGIPTIPFYIYYSMFGLQRVGDLVWAAGDQRTKGFLMGATAGRTTLNGEGLQHEDGHSHVLALPVPNMPAYDPAFAYELAVILQDGLKRMYHDGEDIFYYITLMNENYAQPAMPEPREETRQGILKGLYLFKRSELKKPRARVQLLGSGTILNEVIKAAEMLAEYNIAADVWSATSYKALYYEAQETARHNRLNPSSKARLPYVAQCLNPTEGPIVAASDYMKVLPDLLSGYLNRPIHSLGTDGYGRSETREALRDFFEVDARHVVVAALSALRGEGKVNVNTLTEAIKKLGIDPKREAPHKR
- a CDS encoding bacteriohemerythrin; the encoded protein is MPIQWSEQYEVGDTRTDLQHQNLFDYVNRIENLIEQGKTGQLDRRAVEDVFIFLDAYVNTHFAYEELCMALRGCKVAQKNKEAHDKFLQLWADFNREHTAHQVSVAALESLHALLADWLTQHICKIDIALRKTA
- a CDS encoding methyltransferase domain-containing protein; its protein translation is MLIRAGNTDFPLPRPPQVLEVGFGDGRFTAQIARLYPDWQILGVEISAGSVARALKRFRREGIGNVQIYHGEALFALRNLVAPRSLRRVYVNFPDPWPKAKHEENRLLQRAFFRRLSTRLAEGGELLLTTDHEEYWRFAQAEGQASGLFEVETPPPPQHHLSTKYALKWKEQGRSFYHAVFLKMAEDPTPWPPLPRYPMPHALMSGTLPELNHFEKTVVRFEGGTAILLEATRALGPAGGYYFHTHIEEEDLIQDVLLEARPSAHGLYVGISRFGAPLSTAGVRAAVEWLVGWLEGQGLAVKQQSY
- a CDS encoding Stp1/IreP family PP2C-type Ser/Thr phosphatase → MPGSDSLPMVFAAALTDPGRKRALNEDAVSQLVTSYGGIFIVADGMGGHRTGEVASQMAVSQIVEVLKRSEPSPQGLLEAYEAANEAIYLAGQKPESRGMGTTCTALWLDLPYALIAHVGDSRAYLLRDGELLQLTQDHSWVADRVRQGLLSEDEARNHRWRNVITNALGSFPQARVDLVGLKVRPGDVFLLCSDGLSGVLEDKVLAEMILTNPPEPAVAKLIKLANDWGGPDNISAVVVTIGSQVAENPRPYALPLEANDGKPVHLQSGTDPEVLTTQIVEPEKKPTFWQRWGSVILLLLWFGLLGFVLFNQLGSGSTP
- the nth gene encoding endonuclease III — translated: MPRVEGTGKSQGPKAERRKLIAKSQTPKAKSPAPKAQSRSKEPQGRGRESLKARKARAAKVLSVMEQLYPQAATELAHTNPFELLVATVLSAQATDASVNKATPALFKRFPDAHALARATPEEVEPYIKTIGLYRAKARNLVLLARKLVEAHGGQVPVDKAQLRELPGVGWKTATVVLGAAFGVPGIAVDTHLMRLASRLGFSQQKDPEKIGADLERLFPREKWVFIHHALILFGRYHCTARKPRCEGCPLYVECLSKGAW
- a CDS encoding Uma2 family endonuclease — its product is MVTLKKWTVDELLAMDRAGLLDPSKRIELINGEVYEMGIGESHAGTIIRMVKLLEQVFGERALVSSQNPLRMGDLGLPQPDVALLKPRDDFYTTAYPTPADAFLVIEVADSSIKYDREIKLPSYAENGVREVWIVNLNAGHTEVYRDPQDGEYLTKFTVQKGAAVAPAAFPSDAIIPLP